From Lonchura striata isolate bLonStr1 chromosome 3, bLonStr1.mat, whole genome shotgun sequence, one genomic window encodes:
- the LOC110484903 gene encoding uncharacterized protein LOC110484903, with product MDALHKLKILVMFLSLATFMIMVIMNAGNATGTFKGLFRTTPGNISAKYSTDFTPAGWTFLIWNVIYAWQLAWLLYALSGICRRNELGYVFIKPDLLPIPFYVAWCLNNGLNVGWLFLWDREYLLPALVFLAVLSLTTCACLFVSHRALSIHSSWFVKAHKAELWLIRILVQNGLALYLTWTSIATLLNFTVVLIHKWNVPNEKATTASLSILALSLVIWFYLENYLLDKYVRYNLTVYPVVIAALTGSACGNGSFSSPQTNHVFIVVLLALTCLIFAVRLGLVMWRHWKRPLEA from the exons ATGGATGCTCTACATAAGTTGAAGATCTTGGTGATGTTTCTGTCTCTGGCTACTTTCATGATCATGGTGATAATGAATGCTGGAAATGCCACTGGGACTTTCAAAG GTCTGTTCAGGACAACCCCTGGAAACATCTCAGCCAAGTACAGCACAGATTTCACACCAGCTGGCTGGACTTTCCTCATCTGGAACGTCATCTACGCCTGGCAGCTCGCCTGGCTGCTCTACGCCTTGTCAGGGATCTGCCGAAG GAATGAACTTGGATATGTCTTCATAAAGCCAGACTTGCTGCCAATACCTTTTTATGTGGCGTGGTGTCTGAATAATGGCCTCAATGTTGGATGGCTCTTTCTGTGGGACCGAGA ATacctccttccagccctggtGTTCCTGGCAGTCCTGTCCCTTACCACATGTGCCTGCTTGTTTGTTTCCCACCGAGCCTTGAGCATCCATTCCTCGTGGTTTGTGAAGGCTCAcaaggctgagctctggctcaTCCGCATTCTG GTGCAGAACGGGCTGGCTCTGTACCTGACGTGGACCAGCATCGCCACGCTGCTCAACTTCACCGTCGTGCTCATCCACAAGTGGAACGTGCCCAACGAGAAAGCAAccactgcttccctgagcatcctggCTCTCAGCCTGGTGATATG GTTTTATCTAGAAAACTACCTGCTTGACAAGTACGTCCGCTACAACCTCACAGTCTACCCCGTGGTCATAGCAGCTCTGACAGGCAGCGCCTGTGGGAACGGCTCCTTTTCATCCCCACAGACCAACCACGTTTTCATAG ttGTTCTGCTGGCACTGACGTGCTTGATCTTTGCTGTTCGGCTGGGACTGGTCATGTGGAGACACTGGAAGAGACCACTGGAAGCATGA